In one window of Episyrphus balteatus chromosome 3, idEpiBalt1.1, whole genome shotgun sequence DNA:
- the LOC129916431 gene encoding tropomyosin-2 isoform X16, producing the protein MDAIKKKMQAMKIDKDGALERALVCEQQARDANTRAEKAEEEARQLQKKIQTVENELDQTQEALMQVTGKLEEKNKALQNAESEVAALNRRIQLLEEDLERSEERLGSATAKLSEASQAADESERIRKALENRTNMEDDRVAILEAQLSQAKLIAEEADKKYEEVARKLVLMEQDLERSEEKAELGESKIVELEEELRVVGNNLKSLEVSEEKANQREEEYKNQIKTLNTRLKEAEARAEFAERSVQKLQKEVDRLEDDTIVEVEKFALIGDSLELAFLDLIPGLEPFYTPRNPKPPTPKEPTPTAEEIAAAEAAKAEAEAAAAEAAAKAEEEAAAAAAEAEKAAREAEEAAAILAAKEPTPPPPPPPPFEYAIDLPPEGAEVPYVKNYVPPPPGSEVPPPAEGAAPAVEGAAPPAEGAPAPAPPAEGAPPAAPAEGAAAAAPPAEGAPPAAAPAADGAAPAAAPAAAEAAAPPPADAAAPAPEAAPPAPAAEAPPAPPAEAAPAEPAPA; encoded by the exons ATGGATGCCATTAAGAAGAAGATGCAAGCGATGAAAATCGACAAAGATGGAGCATTGGAACGTGCCTTAGTTTGTGAACAGCAAGCACGCGATGCCAACACTCGTGCCGAAAAA gccGAAGAAGAAGCTCGCCAACTCCAAAAGAAGATCCAAACAGTTGAAAATGAATTAGATCAAACACAAGAAGCCCTGATGCAAGTCACAGGCAAATTGGAGGAAAAGAACAAGGCTTTGCAGAAT GCTGAATCTGAAGTTGCTGCATTAAATCGTCGCATTCAGTTGCTCGAAGAAGACTTGGAACGTTCTGAGGAACGTCTTGGATCTGCCACAGCTAAACTTTCGGAAGCATCACAAGCTGCTGATGAAAGTGAACG GATACGAAAGGCTCTTGAAAATCGTACAAATATGGAAGATGACAGAGTAGCTATATTGGAAGCACAATTATCCCAAGCAAAATTAATTGCCGAGGAAGCTGACAAAAAATACGAagag gttGCAAGAAAACTAGTCCTCATGGAACAGGATTTGGAACGTTCCGAGGAGAAAGCTGAGCTTGGCGAaag CAAAATCGTGGAACTTGAAGAAGAACTCCGCGTTGTGGGTAACAACTTGAAATCCCTCGAAGTCTCAGAAGAAAAg GCCAACCAACGTGAAGAGGAATACAAGAACCAAATTAAGACCTTGAACACTCGTCTAAAGGAG GCTGAAGCCCGTGCTGAATTTGCCGAACGTTCTGTTCAAAAATTGCAGAAAGAAGTCGACAGACTCGAAG aTGATACAATTGTCGAAGTGGAGAAATTCGCACTAATAGGAGACAGCTTAGAGTTGGCATTCCTTGATTTGATACCCGGACTTGAACCATTCTATACGCCCCGCAATCCAAAACCACCAACACCAAAAGAACCCACGCCCACAGCCGAAGAAATTGCCGCTGCTGAAGCAGCGAAAGCAGAAGCTGAAGCTGCAGCTGCAGAAGCCGCAGCTAAAGCTGAAGAAGAAGCAGCCGCAGCAGCTGCTGAAGCTGAAAAAGCAGCTCGTGAGGCAGAAGAAGCAGCGGCTATCCTTGCGGCCAAAGAACCAAccccaccaccaccaccaccgccaccaTTCGAATATGCTATTGATTTGCCACCAGAGGGTGCTGAAGTGCCTTATGTTAAGAACTATGTACCTCCACCACCGGGTTCAGAAGTACCACCGCCAGCAGAAGGCGCAGCTCCAGCAGTTGAGGGCGCAGCTCCGCCGGCCGAGGGTGCTCCTGCTCCTGCACCACCAGCGGAAGGGGCTCCACCTGCTGCACCAGCAGAGGGAGCCGCAGCTGCTGCACCACCTGCGGAAGGAGCTCCACCAGCTGCTGCACCAGCAGCAGATGGTGCGGCTCCAGCAGCTGCCCCCGCCGCCGCCGAAGCTGCAGCTCCACCGCCAGCTGATGCCGCAGCCCCAGCTCCAGAGGCTGCACCACCAGCACCAGCTGCCGAAGCACCACCAGCTCCACCTGCCGAAGCAGCACCAGCTGAACCTGCACCCGCTTAA
- the LOC129916431 gene encoding tropomyosin-2 isoform X22, producing the protein MDAIKKKMQAMKIDKDGALERALVCEQQARDANTRAEKAEEEARQLQKKIQTVENELDQTQEALMQVTGKLEEKNKALQNAESEVAALNRRIQLLEEDLERSEERLGSATAKLSEASQAADESERIRKALENRTNMEDDRVAILEAQLSQAKLIAEEADKKYEEVARKLVLMEQDLERSEEKAELGESKIVELEEELRVVGNNLKSLEVSEEKATQKEETFEGQIRLLDQQLKEAEARAEFAERSVQKLQKEVDRLEDDLMNEREKNKLLSEEMEATLHDIQNM; encoded by the exons ATGGATGCCATTAAGAAGAAGATGCAAGCGATGAAAATCGACAAAGATGGAGCATTGGAACGTGCCTTAGTTTGTGAACAGCAAGCACGCGATGCCAACACTCGTGCCGAAAAA gccGAAGAAGAAGCTCGCCAACTCCAAAAGAAGATCCAAACAGTTGAAAATGAATTAGATCAAACACAAGAAGCCCTGATGCAAGTCACAGGCAAATTGGAGGAAAAGAACAAGGCTTTGCAGAAT GCTGAATCTGAAGTTGCTGCATTAAATCGTCGCATTCAGTTGCTCGAAGAAGACTTGGAACGTTCTGAGGAACGTCTTGGATCTGCCACAGCTAAACTTTCGGAAGCATCACAAGCTGCTGATGAAAGTGAACG GATACGAAAGGCTCTTGAAAATCGTACAAATATGGAAGATGACAGAGTAGCTATATTGGAAGCACAATTATCCCAAGCAAAATTAATTGCCGAGGAAGCTGACAAAAAATACGAagag gttGCAAGAAAACTAGTCCTCATGGAACAGGATTTGGAACGTTCCGAGGAGAAAGCTGAGCTTGGCGAaag CAAAATCGTGGAACTTGAAGAAGAACTCCGCGTTGTGGGTAACAACTTGAAATCCCTCGAAGTCTCAGAAGAAAAg GCCACTCAAAAGGAAGAGACTTTCGAAGGTCAAATCAGATTATTGGATCAACAACTTaaagag GCTGAAGCCCGTGCTGAATTTGCCGAACGTTCTGTTCAAAAATTGCAGAAAGAAGTCGACAGACTCGAAG ACGATTTAATGAACGAGCgtgagaaaaataaattgctgtCAGAAGAAATGGAAGCCACTTTGCATGATATTCAAAACATGTGA
- the LOC129916431 gene encoding tropomyosin-2 isoform X21 — protein MDAIKKKMQAMKIDKDGALERALVCEQQARDANTRAEKAEEEARQLQKKIQTVENELDQTQEALMQVTGKLEEKNKALQNAESEVAALNRRIQLLEEDLERSEERLGSATAKLSEASQAADESERARKVLENRSLADEERMDALENQLKEARFLAEEADKKYDEVARKLAMVEADLERAEERAELGENKIVELEEELRVVGNNLKSLEVSEEKANQREEEYKNQIKTLNTRLKEAEARAEFAERSVQKLQKEVDRLEDDLVLEKERYKDIGDDLDTAFVELILKE, from the exons ATGGATGCCATTAAGAAGAAGATGCAAGCGATGAAAATCGACAAAGATGGAGCATTGGAACGTGCCTTAGTTTGTGAACAGCAAGCACGCGATGCCAACACTCGTGCCGAAAAA gccGAAGAAGAAGCTCGCCAACTCCAAAAGAAGATCCAAACAGTTGAAAATGAATTAGATCAAACACAAGAAGCCCTGATGCAAGTCACAGGCAAATTGGAGGAAAAGAACAAGGCTTTGCAGAAT GCTGAATCTGAAGTTGCTGCATTAAATCGTCGCATTCAGTTGCTCGAAGAAGACTTGGAACGTTCTGAGGAACGTCTTGGATCTGCCACAGCTAAACTTTCGGAAGCATCACAAGCTGCTGATGAAAGTGAACG TGCCCGTAAGGTCCTTGAAAACCGCTCACTTGCCGATGAAGAGCGTATGGATGCCCTTGAGAATCAACTCAAAGAAGCCCGTTTCCTTGCTGAAGAAGCCGACAAAAAATACGATGAG gttGCCCGTAAATTGGCCATGGTTGAAGCTGATCTTGAGCGCGCAGAGGAACGTGCCGAGTTGggagaaaa CAAAATCGTGGAACTTGAAGAAGAACTCCGCGTTGTGGGTAACAACTTGAAATCCCTCGAAGTCTCAGAAGAAAAg GCCAACCAACGTGAAGAGGAATACAAGAACCAAATTAAGACCTTGAACACTCGTCTAAAGGAG GCTGAAGCCCGTGCTGAATTTGCCGAACGTTCTGTTCAAAAATTGCAGAAAGAAGTCGACAGACTCGAAG ACGATCTTGTCTTGGAGAAGGAACGTTACAAGGATATCGGAGACGATTTGGATACCGCTTTCGTCGAACTTATCCTCAAGGAATAA
- the LOC129916431 gene encoding tropomyosin-2 isoform X23 has translation MDAIKKKMQAMKIDKDGALERALVCEQQARDANTRAEKAEEEARQLQKKIQTVENELDQTQEALMQVTGKLEEKNKALQNAESEVAALNRRIQLLEEDLERSEERLGSATAKLSEASQAADESERIRKALENRTNMEDDRVAILEAQLSQAKLIAEEADKKYEEVARKLVLMEQDLERSEEKAELGESKIVELEEELRVVGNNLKSLEVSEEKATQKEETFEGQIRLLDQQLKEAEARAEFAERSVQKLQKEVDRLEEEVSKGKEQYKTIAQELDSTYADMNAY, from the exons ATGGATGCCATTAAGAAGAAGATGCAAGCGATGAAAATCGACAAAGATGGAGCATTGGAACGTGCCTTAGTTTGTGAACAGCAAGCACGCGATGCCAACACTCGTGCCGAAAAA gccGAAGAAGAAGCTCGCCAACTCCAAAAGAAGATCCAAACAGTTGAAAATGAATTAGATCAAACACAAGAAGCCCTGATGCAAGTCACAGGCAAATTGGAGGAAAAGAACAAGGCTTTGCAGAAT GCTGAATCTGAAGTTGCTGCATTAAATCGTCGCATTCAGTTGCTCGAAGAAGACTTGGAACGTTCTGAGGAACGTCTTGGATCTGCCACAGCTAAACTTTCGGAAGCATCACAAGCTGCTGATGAAAGTGAACG GATACGAAAGGCTCTTGAAAATCGTACAAATATGGAAGATGACAGAGTAGCTATATTGGAAGCACAATTATCCCAAGCAAAATTAATTGCCGAGGAAGCTGACAAAAAATACGAagag gttGCAAGAAAACTAGTCCTCATGGAACAGGATTTGGAACGTTCCGAGGAGAAAGCTGAGCTTGGCGAaag CAAAATCGTGGAACTTGAAGAAGAACTCCGCGTTGTGGGTAACAACTTGAAATCCCTCGAAGTCTCAGAAGAAAAg GCCACTCAAAAGGAAGAGACTTTCGAAGGTCAAATCAGATTATTGGATCAACAACTTaaagag GCTGAAGCCCGTGCTGAATTTGCCGAACGTTCTGTTCAAAAATTGCAGAAAGAAGTCGACAGACTCGAAG AGGAAGTTAGTAAAGGTAAAGAACAGTACAAGACAATTGCACAAGAATTGGACTCAACATATGCCGATATGAATGCTTactaa
- the LOC129916431 gene encoding tropomyosin-2 isoform X15, producing MDAIKKKMQAMKIDKDGALERALVCEQQARDANTRAEKAEEEARQLQKKIQTVENELDQTQEALMQVTGKLEEKNKALQNAESEVAALNRRIQLLEEDLERSEERLGSATAKLSEASQAADESERARKVLENRSLADEERMDALENQLKEARFLAEEADKKYDEVARKLAMVEADLERAEERAELGENKIVELEEELRVVGNNLKSLEVSEEKANQREEEYKNQIKTLNTRLKEAEARAEFAERSVQKLQKEVDRLEDDTIVEVEKFALIGDSLELAFLDLIPGLEPFYTPRNPKPPTPKEPTPTAEEIAAAEAAKAEAEAAAAEAAAKAEEEAAAAAAEAEKAAREAEEAAAILAAKEPTPPPPPPPPFEYAIDLPPEGAEVPYVKNYVPPPPGSEVPPPAEGAAPAVEGAAPPAEGAPAPAPPAEGAPPAAPAEGAAAAAPPAEGAPPAAAPAADGAAPAAAPAAAEAAAPPPADAAAPAPEAAPPAPAAEAPPAPPAEAAPAEPAPA from the exons ATGGATGCCATTAAGAAGAAGATGCAAGCGATGAAAATCGACAAAGATGGAGCATTGGAACGTGCCTTAGTTTGTGAACAGCAAGCACGCGATGCCAACACTCGTGCCGAAAAA gccGAAGAAGAAGCTCGCCAACTCCAAAAGAAGATCCAAACAGTTGAAAATGAATTAGATCAAACACAAGAAGCCCTGATGCAAGTCACAGGCAAATTGGAGGAAAAGAACAAGGCTTTGCAGAAT GCTGAATCTGAAGTTGCTGCATTAAATCGTCGCATTCAGTTGCTCGAAGAAGACTTGGAACGTTCTGAGGAACGTCTTGGATCTGCCACAGCTAAACTTTCGGAAGCATCACAAGCTGCTGATGAAAGTGAACG TGCCCGTAAGGTCCTTGAAAACCGCTCACTTGCCGATGAAGAGCGTATGGATGCCCTTGAGAATCAACTCAAAGAAGCCCGTTTCCTTGCTGAAGAAGCCGACAAAAAATACGATGAG gttGCCCGTAAATTGGCCATGGTTGAAGCTGATCTTGAGCGCGCAGAGGAACGTGCCGAGTTGggagaaaa CAAAATCGTGGAACTTGAAGAAGAACTCCGCGTTGTGGGTAACAACTTGAAATCCCTCGAAGTCTCAGAAGAAAAg GCCAACCAACGTGAAGAGGAATACAAGAACCAAATTAAGACCTTGAACACTCGTCTAAAGGAG GCTGAAGCCCGTGCTGAATTTGCCGAACGTTCTGTTCAAAAATTGCAGAAAGAAGTCGACAGACTCGAAG aTGATACAATTGTCGAAGTGGAGAAATTCGCACTAATAGGAGACAGCTTAGAGTTGGCATTCCTTGATTTGATACCCGGACTTGAACCATTCTATACGCCCCGCAATCCAAAACCACCAACACCAAAAGAACCCACGCCCACAGCCGAAGAAATTGCCGCTGCTGAAGCAGCGAAAGCAGAAGCTGAAGCTGCAGCTGCAGAAGCCGCAGCTAAAGCTGAAGAAGAAGCAGCCGCAGCAGCTGCTGAAGCTGAAAAAGCAGCTCGTGAGGCAGAAGAAGCAGCGGCTATCCTTGCGGCCAAAGAACCAAccccaccaccaccaccaccgccaccaTTCGAATATGCTATTGATTTGCCACCAGAGGGTGCTGAAGTGCCTTATGTTAAGAACTATGTACCTCCACCACCGGGTTCAGAAGTACCACCGCCAGCAGAAGGCGCAGCTCCAGCAGTTGAGGGCGCAGCTCCGCCGGCCGAGGGTGCTCCTGCTCCTGCACCACCAGCGGAAGGGGCTCCACCTGCTGCACCAGCAGAGGGAGCCGCAGCTGCTGCACCACCTGCGGAAGGAGCTCCACCAGCTGCTGCACCAGCAGCAGATGGTGCGGCTCCAGCAGCTGCCCCCGCCGCCGCCGAAGCTGCAGCTCCACCGCCAGCTGATGCCGCAGCCCCAGCTCCAGAGGCTGCACCACCAGCACCAGCTGCCGAAGCACCACCAGCTCCACCTGCCGAAGCAGCACCAGCTGAACCTGCACCCGCTTAA
- the LOC129916431 gene encoding uncharacterized abhydrolase domain-containing protein DDB_G0269086 isoform X3, which translates to MIEKTIKLQIDIDEVNNISSNNTSLSTSSNSLNNIPIQQQQQQQHLKPIKQKQDIKHSTTNSNVKSNIFDSNSCNRHNLQVDSNNNNNNNFRNSSNNVTILNTSSATKATINKCNNNNNIINNNNNINLNNSRRRRNQQEIRKNKRAHRHLLTSSGATPKPTAVAPTSQNQNTNCQKRQKKKKTKRKTDSENSKSGSSHHHLQNEQQLRQQQQQTNSHPNRNCKSSSSTTNQPRNSNNKNNKLIQNNWNNNRLSECDDSATIVSVISSQWCSIEERLNLLDKLLYCDEFDDDNYSTISSECYKDDDDNNDDDNIIMSDHSGSGQMPMKRRGHQHHPRFAGQRRSNVPVEEILAALRRGDSVGELSNLSSTTSTSTTTTADSQVTSLNTGSTSTLDTLSHFGDVDVETDELGRCLSPIDLPYDNNNTETTTTILKELNRNPDGNYLNDVNIKKTSLDLPLQQLSAELAIPSTANSSPTPTDESSLLDDVAKTPSSSSSSKQQRSPKKEKLRSEKKKKKSKTKNSTESGAGDQNSFQERPEADGAAAANNENNSPDNNLDDDSSSAEWAKLRCTSERTEVVAEREIRRHKGRCADYPGLAFGRSIFSSDTMMKFNIIRNELHNIMNTQLKRAESEVAALNRRIQLLEEDLERSEERLGSATAKLSEASQAADESERIRKALENRTNMEDDRVAILEAQLSQAKLIAEEADKKYEEVARKLVLMEQDLERSEEKAELGESKIVELEEELRVVGNNLKSLEVSEEKANQREEEYKNQIKTLNTRLKEAEARAEFAERSVQKLQKEVDRLEDDTIVEVEKFALIGDSLELAFLDLIPGLEPFYTPRNPKPPTPKEPTPTAEEIAAAEAAKAEAEAAAAEAAAKAEEEAAAAAAEAEKAAREAEEAAAILAAKEPTPPPPPPPPFEYAIDLPPEGAEVPYVKNYVPPPPGSEVPPPAEGAAPAVEGAAPPAEGAPAPAPPAEGAPPAAPAEGAAAAAPPAEGAPPAAAPAADGAAPAAAPAAAEAAAPPPADAAAPAPEAAPPAPAAEAPPAPPAEAAPAEPAPA; encoded by the exons ATGattgaaaaaactataaaacttCAAATCGATATTGATGAAGTTAATAATATAAGTTCAAATAATACAAGCTTAAGTACAAGTTCAAATAGTTTAAATAATATaccaatacaacaacaacaacaacaacaacatttaaaacccataaaacaaaaacaagatatAAAACATTCTACTACTAATTCGAATGTAAAATCGAATATATTTGACAGCAACTCATGTAACCGGCATAATTTACAAGTAGAttcgaataataataataataataattttcgaaattcaTCAAATAATGTGACTATATTAAACACATCAAGTGCGACAAAGGcaacaataaataaatgcaataacaataataatattattaataataacaataatataaatttaaataattcacGTCGCCGGCGTAATCAACAGGAAATACGTAAAAATAAACGTGCTCACCGCCATCTACTGACAAGTAGCGGTGCTACACCAAAACCAACAGCAGTTGCACCAACATCACAAAACCAAAATACCAATTGtcagaaacgtcaaaaaaagaaaaagacaaaACGAAAAACTGACAGCGAAAATAGTAAAAGTGGAAGCAGTCATCACCATCTACAAAACGAACAGCAGCTGCGCCAGCAGCAACAGCAAACCAACAGTCATCCAAATCGTAACTGCAAATCTTCTTCCTCCACAACTAATCAACCTCGCAAcagtaataataaaaacaataaattaatacaaaataattggAATAATAATCGATTAAGTGAATGCGATGATTCGGCAACAATTGTATCAGTGATATCTTCTCAATGGTGTTCAATTGAGGAACGTTTAAATTTACTCgataaacttttgtattgtGATGAATTTGATGACGATAATTATTCAACAATTAGCAGCGAATGTTACaaagacgacgacgacaacaacgacgacgacaacataATAATGAGTGATCATAGTGGCAGCGGGCAAATGCCAATGAAGCGCCGTGGTCACCAGCATCATCCCAGATTTGCTGGCCAACGTCGTTCCAATGTTCCAGTTGAAGAGATTTTGGCTGCTTTACGTCGCGGCGATAGTGTTGGTGAACTGTCAAATTTATCATCCACAACATCTACAAGTACTACAACAACAGCTGATTCCCAAGTGACGTCATTAAATACAGGATCCACCTCAACATTAGATACTTTAAGTCATTTTGGTGATGTCGATGTTGAGACAGATGAATTAGGTAGATGCTTATCACCGATTGACCTTCcttatgataataataatactgaaacaacaacaacaattctcAAGGAATTGAATAGAAATCCCGATGGCAATTATTTAAATGATGTAAATATTAAGAAAACGTCCTTAGACTTGCCTTTGCAACAATTATCTGCAGAGCTTGCAATCCCATCAACTGCAAATAGCAGTCCAACGCCAACGGACGAGAGTAGTCTGTTGGATGATGTCGCTAAGACACCGAGTAGTAGTAGTAGTTCGAAACAACAGCGTTCTCCGAAAAAGGAGAAACTTCGTtcggagaagaagaagaaaaaatcgaaaacaaaaaattctacaGAATCAGGAGCAGGAGATCAGAACTCATTTCAAGAACGTCCTGAAGCTGATGGCGCTGCAGCAGCTAACAATGAGAATAACTCACCAGACAACAATCTGGATGATGATTCGTCGTCTGCTGAATGGGCGAAACTTCGATGCACCAGCGAACGGACGGAAGTTGTTGCTGAGAGAGAAATACGCCGGCACAAAGGACGTTGTGCTGATTATCCAGGATTGGCATTTGGCCGGTCGATATTTAGCTCTGATACAATGatgaaatttaatataattcgCAATGAACTGCATAACATCATGAATACACAATTGAAACgg GCTGAATCTGAAGTTGCTGCATTAAATCGTCGCATTCAGTTGCTCGAAGAAGACTTGGAACGTTCTGAGGAACGTCTTGGATCTGCCACAGCTAAACTTTCGGAAGCATCACAAGCTGCTGATGAAAGTGAACG GATACGAAAGGCTCTTGAAAATCGTACAAATATGGAAGATGACAGAGTAGCTATATTGGAAGCACAATTATCCCAAGCAAAATTAATTGCCGAGGAAGCTGACAAAAAATACGAagag gttGCAAGAAAACTAGTCCTCATGGAACAGGATTTGGAACGTTCCGAGGAGAAAGCTGAGCTTGGCGAaag CAAAATCGTGGAACTTGAAGAAGAACTCCGCGTTGTGGGTAACAACTTGAAATCCCTCGAAGTCTCAGAAGAAAAg GCCAACCAACGTGAAGAGGAATACAAGAACCAAATTAAGACCTTGAACACTCGTCTAAAGGAG GCTGAAGCCCGTGCTGAATTTGCCGAACGTTCTGTTCAAAAATTGCAGAAAGAAGTCGACAGACTCGAAG aTGATACAATTGTCGAAGTGGAGAAATTCGCACTAATAGGAGACAGCTTAGAGTTGGCATTCCTTGATTTGATACCCGGACTTGAACCATTCTATACGCCCCGCAATCCAAAACCACCAACACCAAAAGAACCCACGCCCACAGCCGAAGAAATTGCCGCTGCTGAAGCAGCGAAAGCAGAAGCTGAAGCTGCAGCTGCAGAAGCCGCAGCTAAAGCTGAAGAAGAAGCAGCCGCAGCAGCTGCTGAAGCTGAAAAAGCAGCTCGTGAGGCAGAAGAAGCAGCGGCTATCCTTGCGGCCAAAGAACCAAccccaccaccaccaccaccgccaccaTTCGAATATGCTATTGATTTGCCACCAGAGGGTGCTGAAGTGCCTTATGTTAAGAACTATGTACCTCCACCACCGGGTTCAGAAGTACCACCGCCAGCAGAAGGCGCAGCTCCAGCAGTTGAGGGCGCAGCTCCGCCGGCCGAGGGTGCTCCTGCTCCTGCACCACCAGCGGAAGGGGCTCCACCTGCTGCACCAGCAGAGGGAGCCGCAGCTGCTGCACCACCTGCGGAAGGAGCTCCACCAGCTGCTGCACCAGCAGCAGATGGTGCGGCTCCAGCAGCTGCCCCCGCCGCCGCCGAAGCTGCAGCTCCACCGCCAGCTGATGCCGCAGCCCCAGCTCCAGAGGCTGCACCACCAGCACCAGCTGCCGAAGCACCACCAGCTCCACCTGCCGAAGCAGCACCAGCTGAACCTGCACCCGCTTAA
- the LOC129916431 gene encoding tropomyosin-2 isoform X17 produces the protein MDAIKKKMQAMKIDKDGALERALVCEQQARDANTRAEKAEEEARQLQKKIQTVENELDQTQEALMQVTGKLEEKNKALQNAESEVAALNRRIQLLEEDLERSEERLGSATAKLSEASQAADESERARKVLENRSLADEERMDALENQLKEARFLAEEADKKYDEVARKLAMVEADLERAEERAELGENKIVELEEELRVVGNNLKSLEVSEEKANQREEEYKNQIKTLNTRLKEAEARAEFAERSVQKLQKEVDRLEDELIIEKEKYAIIGDSLDLAFVDLVPGVQPNYNERNPKPPTPKEPTPTPEQIAAAEAAAEAAVAAEAAAAADAEGKAQEAAAGEAAAQEAEAAAAAAAEVPKEPTPPPPPPPPFEYAIDLPPEGAEVPYVKNFDAVAAAAAEAAAVAAAEAAAAVAAEEAAKAAAEAAAAAPTTDSAPPAEGAPPAEGAPAAEGAAPPATEGAPAPAPESTDAAPAPAPEAAPTTEAPPAPAPES, from the exons ATGGATGCCATTAAGAAGAAGATGCAAGCGATGAAAATCGACAAAGATGGAGCATTGGAACGTGCCTTAGTTTGTGAACAGCAAGCACGCGATGCCAACACTCGTGCCGAAAAA gccGAAGAAGAAGCTCGCCAACTCCAAAAGAAGATCCAAACAGTTGAAAATGAATTAGATCAAACACAAGAAGCCCTGATGCAAGTCACAGGCAAATTGGAGGAAAAGAACAAGGCTTTGCAGAAT GCTGAATCTGAAGTTGCTGCATTAAATCGTCGCATTCAGTTGCTCGAAGAAGACTTGGAACGTTCTGAGGAACGTCTTGGATCTGCCACAGCTAAACTTTCGGAAGCATCACAAGCTGCTGATGAAAGTGAACG TGCCCGTAAGGTCCTTGAAAACCGCTCACTTGCCGATGAAGAGCGTATGGATGCCCTTGAGAATCAACTCAAAGAAGCCCGTTTCCTTGCTGAAGAAGCCGACAAAAAATACGATGAG gttGCCCGTAAATTGGCCATGGTTGAAGCTGATCTTGAGCGCGCAGAGGAACGTGCCGAGTTGggagaaaa CAAAATCGTGGAACTTGAAGAAGAACTCCGCGTTGTGGGTAACAACTTGAAATCCCTCGAAGTCTCAGAAGAAAAg GCCAACCAACGTGAAGAGGAATACAAGAACCAAATTAAGACCTTGAACACTCGTCTAAAGGAG GCTGAAGCCCGTGCTGAATTTGCCGAACGTTCTGTTCAAAAATTGCAGAAAGAAGTCGACAGACTCGAAG ATGAATTAATCATAGAAAAGGAGAAATATGCAATTATCGGCGACAGTTTAGATCTTGCATTCGTTGATCTTGTACCCGGAGTTCAACCTAACTATAATGAGCGCAATCCAAAACCACCAACTCCAAAAGAACCCACACCCACACCTGAACAAATTGCTGCTGCTGAAGCAGCTGCTGAAGCCGCAGTCGCTGCAGAAGCTGCAGCCGCAGCCGATGCCGAAGGTAAAGCACAAGAAGCAGCCGCAGGAGAGGCAGCCGCACAAGAAGCAGAAGCAGCAGCTGCTGCTGCCGCAGAAGTGCCGAAAGAACCAAccccaccaccaccaccaccaccaccattcGAATACGCCATTGACTTACCTCCAGAGGGCGCTGAAGTGCCATATGTAAAGAACTTTGATGCCGTGGCAGCTGCAGCAGCCGAGGCAGCAGCAGTCGCTGCAGCTGAAGCAGCAGCAGCTGTTGCAGCAGAAGAAGCAGCGAAGGCAGCAGCCGAAGCTGCTGCTGCAGCCCCCACAACAGACAGTGCCCCACCAGCAGAGGGTGCACCACCAGCAGAAGGTGCCCCAGCAGCTGAAGGGGCTGCCCCACCTGCAACAGAAGGAGCGCCAGCTCCAGCACCAGAATCAACAGACGCTGCTCCAGCACCAGCACCAGAGGCAGCACCAACAACTGAAGCGCCTCCAGCACCGGCTCCGGAATCTTAA